The genomic DNA AGGGGGACCTTTGTGTTTTTCTTAGGTTTTTTTGAGAATCAGGAAGAGGAAGAGAAGGGGGAGAGCTGTATATGAACAAGAGTAAGTCTAAACGGGCAGCACAGGGGGTTATCGCGGCGGCTTCGGCCTTGCTGCTGGCGGTGGTATTGTCCGCTTGCAACGCAAGCAGCAGCGATGGCCAGGCGGAGGGCCAGTCGGCCTCGGGGGCAGCAGCGGTTCCGGCATCAACGGAAGCATCGGTGGCGGGGGCGCCGTCCGAGACAAGGGATATTACGATCCGCATCGGATATCAGAAATACGGGACGATCAATATTCTGAAAGCGGACGGAGCGCTCGATCGCCGTCTGGAGGAAGAACGCAACATTAAAATCGAATGGACGGAGTTTCCGGGTGGACCGCAATTGCTTGAGGCCTTGAATGTGGGGAGTGTCGACGTCGGGCATACGGGAGAGGCGCCGCCGATCTTTGCCCAGGCTGCGGGTGCCAAACTGGTCTATCTGGCGCATGAGCCGGCTAGTCCCCGAAGCGAGGGAATCATCGTACCGAAGGATTCGCCGCTCCAATCCGTCGCCGAGCTGAAAGGGAAGACCGTTGTGCTCAATAAGGGCTCCAATGTTCATTATTTGCTAGTGAAGCAGCTGGAGGAGAACGGTGTAGATTATAAGGATGTCGATGTAAAATACCTGCCGCCCGCCGATGCGCGTGCTGCATTCGAGAAGGGGAGCGTGGATGCTTGGGTGATCTGGGATCCATTCCTCGCCGCTGCGGAGACCGCCACGGGGGGCAGGGTGATTGCCAATGGGGAGGGCGTCGTCTCCAATCATGAATTCTACCTGGCCACCCGCGAATTTGCCGAGAAGTATCCGGATCTCGTAGAGATTCTGCTGGAAGAGGCGGATAAAATCGACGCTTGGTCCAAGGACCACCCGCGAGAGCTCGCGGAGAAGCTGTCGCCCCAGCTTGGTATTGACGTCGAATCGCTGGAGCTGGCTGCGGGCCGCAGAGCCTACGGCATTCAGCAGATCGACGAGGAACTGATCCAGGCCCAGCAATCGATTGCTGATATCTTTTATGAGCTGGGACTTATCCCGGATAAGCTGGATATCCATGACGCGATTTTAAAATAACATGTGGAAAGACACGGATTAAGGAGGAGAAGAGTGATGAAAGTATTTTGGTTCATACCGACCCATGGAGATGGGCGTTATTTAGGTACCAGTCAAGGCGCGCGTGCAGTGGATCTCCATTATATGCAGCAGATTGCCGTCGCAGCCGACCGGCTCGGCTATGAGGGCGTATTGATTCCGACGGGCAGCTCTTGCGAGGATCCGTGGGTAGTAGCTTCTTCACTGGTGCCTGTTACGCAGCGCCTGAAGTTCCTTGTCGCGCTCCGCCCGGGGCTGACCTCGCCGACGCTTGCGGCGCGAATGGCCGCGACATTGGATCGCATTTCGGATGGCAGGCTGCTGCTGAACGTCGTGGCCGGGGGCGATCCCGTGGAGCTGGCTGGAGACGGCTTGTTCCTGGATCACTCCGCCCGCTATGAGCTGACGAGTGAATTTCTTGATATTTGGCGCCGGGAGCTCTCTGGGGAGACTGTTGATTATGAAGGGAAGCATCTGCGGGTCGAGGGCGGACATATTCTGTATCCCGGCATTCAGCAGCCTTATCCGCCGCTCTGGTTCGGCGGCTCGTCGGAGGCGGCGCAGCAGGTGGCCGCGGACCATGTCGACGTCTATTTGACCTGGGGCGAACCGCCGGCCGAAGTCGCGAAGAAGATCGCTGAGATGCGCAGGCTGGCCGAAGCGCGGGGACGCGCGATCCGGTTTGGCATCCGCCTGCATGTTATCGTTCGCGAGACGGAGGACGAGGCCTGGGCCGCGGCCCATGATCTCATCAAGCATTTGGATGAGGAGACGATCGCGGCGGCGCAGAAAATTTTTGCCCGTTTCGATTCGGTCGGGCAGAAGCGGATGTCCACGCTGCATGGCGGCAGCAAGGAGCAGCTGGAGATCAGCCCGAATCTATGGGCAGGGATAGGCCTCGTTCGCGGTGGTGCAGGCACGGCGCTAGTCGGCAGCCCGGACATCGTCGCTGAGCGGATGCAGGAGTATGCGGATCTCGGGATCGAGACATTCATTTTCTCAGGATATCCGCATTTGGAGGAAGCCTATCGCGTGGCGGAGCTGCTGTTCCCGCTGCTGCCGCTGCAGCAAAGAAGCGAGGCGGCGGGGCCGTCCTCCATCAGCCCGTTCGGCGAGATTATAGCAAACAATGTGCGGCCAACGCCGAAGGCATCGGCGCATTAAGAGGAGTCGATAGGAATGGGAAAGAAGAAGTGGCATTTGCAGGCTTTGCCTTGGTATATCCCCCTGCTTATTCTGATCGTCTGGCAGATGCTCGGCAGCACCGGTCTTATGCCCGAACGTACGCTGCCGTCGCCGATTGAAGTGTTCCAGGCAGGTTGGAAATTGACGACGAACGGTGAATTGGCGGCGGCGATCGGCATCAGCACATGGAGAGCGTTGATCGGCTTTATCATCGGCGGTTTGCTGGGTTTCATATTAGGGTTATTGAACGGGGTGATCCCGCTCTCGGAGAAGCTGACGGATTCCACGATCCAGATGATCCGAAACGTGCCGCATCTGGCGATGATTCCGCTCGTGATCGCCTGGTTTGGCATCGGGGAAGAGGGCAGAATTTTTCTTGTCGCGCTGGGTGTATTTTTTCCGATTTATATTAATACGCTGCATGGCATCCGCTCGGTCGATCCAAGCCTGATTGAAATGGGGCAGGTGTACGGGCTGCGCCATTGGGAGCTGTACCGGCGCGTTATACTGCCAGGCGCGCTGCCGTCGATTCTGGTGGGCTTCCGTTTCGCTCTCGGCATCATGTGGCTGACGCTGATCGTGGCCGAGACGATCGCGGCCAATTCCGGCATCGGATATATGGCAATGAATGCGCGGGAGTTCTTCCAGCTGGACGTTGTGGTGCTTAGTATTTTACTGTACGCACTGCTCGGCAAATTATCAGATCTGATGGCCAAAGGGTTTGAAAGGAGGTGGCTGAGATGGCATCCGCACTTCGCCAAAGAAGGCTCGCGATTCAAGAGCGTCTAAGAAAGGATACGCCTCGGGAGCCGTACCTCGATGCGCCGCCGAAGGAACCCTCCCTGCAGGCCGAAGCGGACGGCAACCGGAAGCGAATTGCGCAGGATGACACGCCGACTAACGGCGTATCGATTGAGCTGGACGCGGTGTCCAAGCAATTCGGCAGCAAGCAGGTGCTGCGGAACATTCAATTGTCGGTGCAGCCCGGCAGCTTCGTGGCCATCGTCGGCCAGAGCGGCTGCGGCAAAAGCACGCTGCTGCGCCTTCTATCGGGGCTCGATCAGGCGAGCGGCGGGTCATTGAGGCTGCAGGGGCAGGAGGTTCAGGGCATTCACCCTGCAACGAGGTTCATGTTCCAGGATTCGCGCCTGCTGCCTTGGAATACTGTGCTGGACAACGTGAAGCTGGGCCTGACCGGCTCGGGTTCCGACGATCCGCGGCGGCGAGCCTATGAAGCCCTTGAGCTGGTCGGGCTTGCAGATCGGGCTGAGGAATGGCCGTCCGTCCTGTCCGGGGGCCAGCGGCAGCGGGTCGCTTTGGCCCGGGCCTTGGTCGGGAATCCGCGCCTGCTGCTGTTCGATGAACCGCTTGGCGCGCTGGACGCGTTGACCCGTATCGAGATGCAGCGCCTGATCGAGCATTTATGGAAGCGGCGGGGCTTCACGGCCGTTATGGTTACGCATGATGTGAGCGAGGCGGTGGCTTTGGCGGACCGGGTCATTCTGATCGAGCAGGGGGAGATTGCGCTGGATCTGCAAATTACGCTGGCCCGGCCGCGCCATCGGGATGCAGGCTTTGCCCATTTTGAACAGATCATTCTTGACCGGGTATTGGCTCGGGATGACGGGGAGCTGCACAGCCCTCATGTTCCTTTATACGATATTTGATGGGATTGTCCGGTTCTGGAAATAAAACGGCACGCATAAATATGAAGCATGCTCCATACGGAATCATTCACCAATCAAGCGATCCTGCCCAGGATCGCTTGATTGATTTCTAAAGGTGCAATCACGGGGCGATTCGCTCTGCGGGAGTGTGGGTGACATGCGTGACAAAGGAAAATGGATCAACTCGCCGTACACGTATGCGCTGGGGATGTTTGCGATGATGGTGCCGAGTCAGGCCTTCAGCTCGTTTTATAGCTATTTCTATGTGGAGAAGCTGGGGCTGGGGATTGGGCTGGCTACTTTGGCGCGAACGGTTTTTCTCATCTGGGATGCCGTGAACAATCCGTTATTCGGGTACTGGTCGGACCGGACACATACCCGTTACGGCCGCCGCAGGCCGTGGGTGTTCGGGGCGATGCCTTTGTTTATGCTGTGCTTTGTACTGATATTCTCCCCTCCAGGTGGACTAACGGAGCGAGGGCTGTTTAGCTGGTTTCTTATTATGCTTGTTCTCTTCGAGGCCGCGGCTACGGTGTTGTGGGTGAACTACGGGGCCCTGTTCCCGGAGCTGTTTCGCGGAGACCGCCTTCGTGCCAAAGCCTCTGCGATCCAGCAGGGTTACCAGGTTGCGGCGCTGCTTGTCGGCACGGCATTAACGCCTCTTATTTTTACAGCAGTTGGCTTTTCCAAGATGGCTATCCTGTATGCCGGTGTATTCGCTGTATTTATGTTCCTCTGCATGCTGAGTGTGCGGGAAAGAGAGGAAACGGACGAAGGGGAGCCGCTTCGGCTGATGGCCGCTTTTCGGGCAACGCTGCGGAATACGAAGTTCTGGGTGTTCAACATCGCCAATTCATTTGCCCAAACCGTGAACGGGCTGGTCAGCTCGATCATCCCTTTCTACGCCAAATACGTCCTGCGGATTCCAGAGGCTTCCGTATCGATCCTGCTGGCCTCCGTGTTCGTATCGGTCATTCCAATGGTGTTCGTCTGGTACTGGATCATTCGCAGCATGGACGGCGTCAGGGCCTGGCGGTTATCGCTGATCGCATACGGATTAACCGTTATCCCGCTCTGGTTCGGCCATAATTTGATTAGCGGCATGCTGGCGGGCATCGTGTTTGGCTTCGGGCTGGCCGGCTTTCTGGTGACCCCGGCACTGGTGGGAGGCCGAATAATTGATGAGGATGCCGCTAAAACCGGCTTAAGGAGAGAAGGTATCTATACCGCGGTAAGCGGGTTCATAACGCGTTCGAGCGGGCTGATCTCGGCGCTGGCTTTTTTCGTGGTCGGCCTCATATTCGGATATGAGAGCGGAGAGCGTCCTGGCCCTGAACCAGCGCTGGCGTTTCAATACTTAATCAGCGTCGTACCGCTATGCCTGCTGCTCATATCCGTCATCATATCTTATACGGTGAAATTTGATTTTCGGGAAAACCGCACGGAGGGGAGCCGTGGCAGCCATGAGTAGAAAGCTGATTATCAACTGCGATGATTTTGGTCAAAGCACAGCTATGAATCAGGCGATCATGCATCTGTTGGAGGAAGGCAAGGTGTCATCGGCGACGATGATGGCCGTGGCTCCCGGCTTTGAAGAAGCCGCAGCGTGGAGCGCGCGCCGGAGGCAGCCCAACATCGGACTTCACCTCACGCTGACTAGCGAATTCGAGGCGCTGCGCTGGGGAAGCTTAACCGGCGATGCTTCCCTCCAGGATGAGAGTGGCTGTATGCATAAGACCGTAAGGGAGTTTGAGCAAAAGGCGCGAACCAGAGCAGTAGCCAAAGAACTGGATGCCCAATACGAGCGGGTCAAGAAAGCCGGAATAACCATCAGCCATATCGATAATCACATGGGCAGCCTGTACGGTGTAGCAACGGGACGCAGTATGCTGCCGCTCATGTTCTGGAAGGCATCGCGGTGGAAAGTGCCGGCGCGGTTCTTTCGCTATATTTTTCGTGAAGATCCGCTGCTTAGCTCACTGTCCAGTATTGAACGTCCGGTGGCACGTGCTGCAGCGCTGGCAGATGTGCTGGGAGTGCCGATCCTGGATTATCTGTTGTCGCATCCCTTTGGCTTGCAAGCCGGGGAAACGTACGACAGCTTCAAGCGGTCGATCATTGGCAAGCTCTACAGGCTGCCGTCCGGTGTAAGCGAGACGTATTTTCACCCGGGAAGAGAGGATTCTTGGATGATGGCGCATATTCCCAATTGGGAGAAGCGGGTATGGGAGTTTCGCTTGTTGTTTGACGATGATTTGGCTTATGCAATGCAGGATGCCCGGGTGGAACTGGTGGACTATCGATATGTGCAGGAGAAGCTGCGGCGTCCCCGGATCAGGTCGGGCTTCCGGCTTGTGAGGGAGTTTGTGAGGAAATGATACTGATTTTGCCGGGGCTTTAGCGTGGCTTCGGCATGTCTGTAGCTGGAAGAATTGCCTAATTCCTAAGGCCTAAAGTTTGGAAATGTCGATCGGGCGCTTATAGGTATACCGATATATTCCTTAAAAGTAGGGGGGTTGGTAAAATGTCAGACACTAATATTTTCCTGAAATGAGGTTGGACAAGCTTGAATAAGGTGGATCCTGGCCGAGTCGGGGGGTTGGCACGCGACCTGGAGCGTTTAGAGCGCACGATGGA from Paenibacillus woosongensis includes the following:
- a CDS encoding ATP-binding cassette domain-containing protein, encoding MASALRQRRLAIQERLRKDTPREPYLDAPPKEPSLQAEADGNRKRIAQDDTPTNGVSIELDAVSKQFGSKQVLRNIQLSVQPGSFVAIVGQSGCGKSTLLRLLSGLDQASGGSLRLQGQEVQGIHPATRFMFQDSRLLPWNTVLDNVKLGLTGSGSDDPRRRAYEALELVGLADRAEEWPSVLSGGQRQRVALARALVGNPRLLLFDEPLGALDALTRIEMQRLIEHLWKRRGFTAVMVTHDVSEAVALADRVILIEQGEIALDLQITLARPRHRDAGFAHFEQIILDRVLARDDGELHSPHVPLYDI
- the ssuC gene encoding aliphatic sulfonate ABC transporter permease SsuC; translated protein: MGKKKWHLQALPWYIPLLILIVWQMLGSTGLMPERTLPSPIEVFQAGWKLTTNGELAAAIGISTWRALIGFIIGGLLGFILGLLNGVIPLSEKLTDSTIQMIRNVPHLAMIPLVIAWFGIGEEGRIFLVALGVFFPIYINTLHGIRSVDPSLIEMGQVYGLRHWELYRRVILPGALPSILVGFRFALGIMWLTLIVAETIAANSGIGYMAMNAREFFQLDVVVLSILLYALLGKLSDLMAKGFERRWLRWHPHFAKEGSRFKSV
- a CDS encoding sulfonate ABC transporter substrate-binding protein, with product MNKSKSKRAAQGVIAAASALLLAVVLSACNASSSDGQAEGQSASGAAAVPASTEASVAGAPSETRDITIRIGYQKYGTINILKADGALDRRLEEERNIKIEWTEFPGGPQLLEALNVGSVDVGHTGEAPPIFAQAAGAKLVYLAHEPASPRSEGIIVPKDSPLQSVAELKGKTVVLNKGSNVHYLLVKQLEENGVDYKDVDVKYLPPADARAAFEKGSVDAWVIWDPFLAAAETATGGRVIANGEGVVSNHEFYLATREFAEKYPDLVEILLEEADKIDAWSKDHPRELAEKLSPQLGIDVESLELAAGRRAYGIQQIDEELIQAQQSIADIFYELGLIPDKLDIHDAILK
- a CDS encoding MFS transporter, whose amino-acid sequence is MRDKGKWINSPYTYALGMFAMMVPSQAFSSFYSYFYVEKLGLGIGLATLARTVFLIWDAVNNPLFGYWSDRTHTRYGRRRPWVFGAMPLFMLCFVLIFSPPGGLTERGLFSWFLIMLVLFEAAATVLWVNYGALFPELFRGDRLRAKASAIQQGYQVAALLVGTALTPLIFTAVGFSKMAILYAGVFAVFMFLCMLSVREREETDEGEPLRLMAAFRATLRNTKFWVFNIANSFAQTVNGLVSSIIPFYAKYVLRIPEASVSILLASVFVSVIPMVFVWYWIIRSMDGVRAWRLSLIAYGLTVIPLWFGHNLISGMLAGIVFGFGLAGFLVTPALVGGRIIDEDAAKTGLRREGIYTAVSGFITRSSGLISALAFFVVGLIFGYESGERPGPEPALAFQYLISVVPLCLLLISVIISYTVKFDFRENRTEGSRGSHE
- the ssuD gene encoding FMNH2-dependent alkanesulfonate monooxygenase, whose amino-acid sequence is MKVFWFIPTHGDGRYLGTSQGARAVDLHYMQQIAVAADRLGYEGVLIPTGSSCEDPWVVASSLVPVTQRLKFLVALRPGLTSPTLAARMAATLDRISDGRLLLNVVAGGDPVELAGDGLFLDHSARYELTSEFLDIWRRELSGETVDYEGKHLRVEGGHILYPGIQQPYPPLWFGGSSEAAQQVAADHVDVYLTWGEPPAEVAKKIAEMRRLAEARGRAIRFGIRLHVIVRETEDEAWAAAHDLIKHLDEETIAAAQKIFARFDSVGQKRMSTLHGGSKEQLEISPNLWAGIGLVRGGAGTALVGSPDIVAERMQEYADLGIETFIFSGYPHLEEAYRVAELLFPLLPLQQRSEAAGPSSISPFGEIIANNVRPTPKASAH
- a CDS encoding polysaccharide deacetylase family protein, which gives rise to MSRKLIINCDDFGQSTAMNQAIMHLLEEGKVSSATMMAVAPGFEEAAAWSARRRQPNIGLHLTLTSEFEALRWGSLTGDASLQDESGCMHKTVREFEQKARTRAVAKELDAQYERVKKAGITISHIDNHMGSLYGVATGRSMLPLMFWKASRWKVPARFFRYIFREDPLLSSLSSIERPVARAAALADVLGVPILDYLLSHPFGLQAGETYDSFKRSIIGKLYRLPSGVSETYFHPGREDSWMMAHIPNWEKRVWEFRLLFDDDLAYAMQDARVELVDYRYVQEKLRRPRIRSGFRLVREFVRK